AAAGTGGTCCTCTGCAGGGACCGTGCCGGTGTAAAACCTTTGTATTACTACTGGGACGGCAGTACGCTGTTGTTCGGTTCAGAGCTCAAAAGCCTCTGCGAATGCCCGTTTTTTCCACGGCAGATCGATGTGAAAAGTATGTCGCTTTTTTTGCAGTATAGCTATATACCAGGTCCTTACACCATTTATACCGATACCCGCAAACTGAGGCCTGGTCATCTGTTGGAGATATCGCTCAGCAATGCGGTGACGACAGAAAAAGAATACTGGAATGTATTAAATGCCTATCATCAGCCACTGACCACCCTGCATGAAAATGAAGTGTTGGAAAAGACCGAAGAGCTGATGTTAAGTGCCTATCAATACCGCATGGTGGCCGATGTGCCGGTGGGAGTGTTTCTCAGCGGCGGTTATGACAGCGCTAGTGTGGCGGCTATGTTGCAGCACGGCTCGTCCTCCCGTATTAAAACCTTTACCATTGGGTATAAGGAAAAACAGTGGGACGAATCAGCAGAGGCACGCAAGATCGCGCAACATCTGGGAACAGACCATCATGAATGGATTATTGGCCCTGAAGATGCAAAAGGTGTGCTGGAACAGCTGCCGGAGATCTATGACGAGCCGTTTGCCGACAACTCCACGGTGCCAACTACGCTGGTCAGCAAACTGGCTAGCCGGCAGGTGAAAGTGGCCCTGTCAGCGGATGGCGGTGATGAAATTTTTGCGGGTTACAATAAGTTCAATCAGTCCCTGTCATATACCAGTCAACTGCCACGAGGAATACAGCAGGTACTTAGCACCGTCATGGGCTGGGTGAACCCGGAGGTTATTCCGTACTTTAACAAGCAATACAATTTCTCCTCGCGGTATGAAAAAATGAAGCTGATATGGGCTTCCGGTAAGCCACAGGAGGCCATGAAATACATTGCGCAGTATCTAACGGAAAGCGAAGTGGCCCGCTACACCGACAGGCAGCCGGATAATTACAAAACCAATTTCGATCTCAACGGAGAGCTGACGGGGGTGAATGATCCGCTGAACCGCTTACTGGCAGTGGATTACAAAACCTTCCTGGCAGATAACAACCTGGTAAAGGTGGACCGGGCCACTATGTCCGTTGGCATCGAAGGCCGCGAGCCCATGCTGGACCATCGCCTGGTGGAGTTCCTGGCCCGGGTGCCGGCATCACTGAAAGTTAAAAACAATACCAATAAATACATCCTCAAACAGATCGTTCACAAGTACATCCCGCCAGCATTGATGGACAGGCCCAAACGTCCGTTCATCGCCCCGTTGCAGGAGTGGTTCCGCGACGATCTGAAAGAACAGATGCAGTATTACCTGTCGCCGGAAAGACTGAACAAGACCAACCTGTTCCATGCCCCGCATATACAACAGCTGTTGCAGCAATATCTGTCAGGCGGTAAGGTGAGCCATCAGAAATTATGGAACATTCTGGTTTTCCAGCTTTGGTATAACCGGTGGATAGCAAAACTGTAAGGAACAAACGAAGCATCAATGGCGCAACAACGAAAGATAAAGGTATTGGAGACGATCCGCCAGGGCAAGATAGGGGGAGGGGAAAGCCATGTGCTGGACCTGGTGGCGTCACTGGACAAAACACAGTTTGAGGTAGTGGTGCTTTCTTTCACTGACGGACCAATGGTCACTGCGCTGCAGTCCATGAACATTCCGGTGCAGGTGATCGGCAGCAGCAAAGCCTTTGATCTGTCTGTATGGATGGCCGTAAAAAAGTTTATCCGTTCGCATCAAATTGACATCGTACACGCCCATGGCACCAGGGCCAACACAAACATATTGTGGGCGGCCCGAAGCCTTGGGATCCCGGTAGTATATACCATCCACGGATGGTCTTTTCATGAAGGGCTGCATCCGCTGGCCAAAAGGGCGAGGGTGACTGCTGAGAAGTTCATCACCCGCATGGTGCAACACAACATCTGTGTGTCGGACTCCAACCGCAACACCGGCCAGAAGGCGTTTGGCGCTTTCAGGGCCACCGTGATCCCCAATGGGGTGAACCTGGAGAAATTCAATGCCGAAGGCGTCTATCCTGATGTGAAGGCTGCCTATGGTATTCCGGCAGACCATCTGGTGGTTTGTTATATTGCCCGGATGACTTTACAAAAAGATCCGGTGACTATGCTCCGGGCTTTCGCGCAGGTGCTGGCGCAGGTGCCAAAGATCACGCTGCTGATGGTAGGAGAAGGCGAATTAAAGCAGGCCGCCGAAGATACGGCAAAGGAACTGGGCATTACCGGTCATGTGATCTTCGATAAATTCCGGCAGGATGTGCCGGCCGTGCTGAATGCTGCCGACATATATTGTCTGCCTTCTCTCTGGGAAGGGTTTCCTATCGGCGTGCTGGAAGCTATGGCCATGGGCAAGGCAGTGATCGCCTCTGATGTGGACGGTACCCGCGAAGCTATTACCCATGAAGAAAACGGGCTGCTGATACCAGCTTCCCATCCTGGTGCGCTGGCCTCGGCCATTGTAAGGCTCACCAAAGACCCTACGCTGCGCAAGCGTTTACAGTTCAGCGCCGCCACGGCTATACGCAGCAGGTACAACGTGACAGCGGTTACCAAAAAAATAGAAGCGGTTTATCACCAGCTTTTTAAATCATAAATCATCATGACACAGCCAGTGATCACCTACGAATACGAAAGGATTGCAGATATCAAACGTCTGAATTTTATTACGGAAAGCCTGCAAAAAGAAATTCCGGCCAACGCGCACGTACTGGACGTGGGCTGTGGAAACGGCGTTATCAGCAGGCACCTTGGCCAGTTCGGCTATAACGTGCTGGGCATCGATATCAGCCAGAAAACCATTGATGTGGCCCGCAGCAAAAACAAATTGCCGAATGTGGCCTTTGAGGCTATCAGCGCAGAAGAGCTGACGGCCAAAGGTCAACAGTACGATGCGGTTATCTGCAGCGAAGTGCTGGAACATCTGCATCACCCCGAGGTGTTGCTGCGCACTATCTATGCCTCGCTGAAAGACAACGGTATCCTGGTTGTGACGGTGCCCAACGGTATGGGACCCCGCGAAGTATGTGTGACCAAACCAATGTTGAAGGCACGTAACAATCCGGGCCTGTGGTCGTTTATCAACAAAGTGAAAAAGGGATTGGGCTTCAAAGGCACTACCGTACAGTCACAGGCCGATAACCTGGACCATGTGCAGTTCTTTACCCGTAAAGACCTTACAGCGCTGGCGCTGGCCAACGATTTTCATATTGTCCGTTTCGCGAAAACAAATTTTGTGGAAGATGTATTCCCGTTCTCTATTGTTACTAAACGGGTGAAAGCCTTGCAGACGCTGGATTGCAGTATTGCAGAATTATTGCCGGTGGGCTTTACCGGCGGCTTTAATACACTGTGGAAGAAAAACAGATAACATACCAAAGAAATCCTACCTTTTTTGCCCAGCTTTAGTACGCACTGTTGGCACGTCTTTAATGACTGCCAACAGTGTTGTTTAATAGCGTATCGATCTTGTCCAGCACGGGCGAACCATGGTCAAATTTGCGGGCGAAATATTTCCCGGATTGCAACAGCGCATTGATGTCCTCCAGGCCCAGCACTTTCGGATGTTCCTTGCCGGCAGACCAGTCTATGTAATGCAAATAGTCTGTCACCTGCGAACGATAGTCTTGATGGTTCATCAGGATGGTCTGAAAAATAAACTCATCAGCGCCCCAGGTGAGCCTGAAATACCGGCGTAGCGCCGGATGCTGTTGTTCATACTCCACGCAAAACCGCACGCAGTCCAGTGTGAGCGTCCACCAGGCGGAGCCGCAGTGAAGCTTCAGTCCCAGCGGTGCTTTCCGGCGGGGCAGCATGGCGGTCAGCAATTGCGCCAGCTTGTATTTTCCCGGAAAATTATATTCCACAAAGTGATAGTGTTCCATTTTGCTCATCATCGGCCGGAGGGCTTCTTCGCTGATGACGTTCATAAATTGTTTCCCTGTCTGTTGTTGCAAAAAACAGATCAAATCACCAATGGGCCGCAACGGATAATCCTGTCCGCTGAGCAGTGTTACCCAGCTGTAGTCAATGCCGGAGCGCAACACGGCGCTCATGCCATTGAGCGACGCCTGTATAATGCCCCAGCCGGCCCAGGTGACGTTGGCGCGTTCTTTTACCAGATATACCTGTGGCAGGGCAATCGCCTGTTCCCATTCGGCCAGCGCACATTTGGCATCGATGTGTATGTAGCAGTCCACCCGCGGGTGGGACAGCCTTTTGAGCAACCGTTCCAGTTGGGCCGGCTGTTTATGTACCTGTATGATAAATGCAATTCTCATGGGTGGTTATTTGGTGACAGCGCGCTTGTTCCGCAGTTTGTCCAGCATGGCCATACACTCAAGCCAGCCATAGTTCCAGATGTCGCGGATGCTCACGTCCAGGTGTTTTTTGACGAAATAATATCCGAAGGCGGCGGCAAATACTACGTTGAGCAAAGAGGAGAGCGCCACGGACCTTACATCAGCAAAGAAGTATACAAATGCTACGTCACATATAATGTTGAGCAGCAGTTTCAGAAAATTCTTGTAGAAGTTGATGTCCGGCAGATTGATCATGTCCAGCGTGACGCCGATGAAGCGGTCTATCGGCCACAGGATGGCTGACAACAGGAATATGCGTACTATATCGGTGGCCCCGAGGTAGGCTTTGTCTGCCAGGATGATGATCAGTGGCTGCGTCAGCACGATCAGCACAATGATAAAAGGAATGATCAGGATGCTGACGGTGCCGGTATAACGGCAAAAGGCGCGGGCTACGCCGGCATAGTCCTTTCTGTTGGCCGCAGCGGAAAGCGTAGGCTGGGAGGTGGCCACAAAGCTGCGCAGAATGATCTCGATCACTTCCATGAATTTCTGCGGGATGCTGTAAATAGCCACAGCAGCAGGATTGAGCATGGTGCGGATGACCAGGTTGTCGGAATAACTGATCAGGGAAGATGAAACCATGCTGCCCACCACCATGCGGCCAAAGCGGAACAACGCCGTTTTATGCTCACGGGTGCGGAACACCATGGTGCGCACGCGGGTCCATCTGAAAAAGAAGCAGTAGATACTGGCCAGCGCCATGCTCAGGCCGTAGGCATATAATACATTGGGCAGGGAAATCCGATGCAATCCAAACAGAATGCCTAACAGTACAAGGAAAGAGCCGTTTTGTACCAGCCGTATCTGTACAATTTTATCAAACCGGTGTTCCGCCTGCAATATCCAGGAGGCAAAGTTCCAGGGAAGTGACAGCAATGTGAGGATGCCGATCCAGCCGATAAACAGGTGCCAGGTATCGTTGAACCGGTCATACGCCACCGCATATACGATGGCGGACAACAATACATAACCGAGCGTCAGCGCCAGGGAAATATACCAGGCCGCGCCAGCCACGCCCCGCGCCGTATCCTCCTCTACGCCGGCGTAGAACTTGATGATACCGGACTGCAGTAAGCCGGTGCGTATCTGGTCCATTATATTGTAGGTGGCAATAAACAGTACCCATTCGCCGAAGGCGTTCAGGGAAAGCACCCTGACCAGAATGGCAAAAGACAATACATTAAAAAATGCGGTGACCAGATTGCCCAGCAGAGAGTGAAAATGTCGGTTACGTAAAGTGGCCAATAGACTAAATCCCATGAATCAACAATTAAATCAATGTATGTTGGTTCTTAACAGGATACAGATAAAGTGAAGATGTCAGAAACAATGTCCGACGCGGGTATGGTGTAATTCGGCTGCAAGATACATTTTTTGTTAAATAAAATAGCAGCAGCGCAACGAAAAAAGAAAGTTTTATCTGTAAATCAATTTGCTACAAGAATTGTTTATTAAT
This sequence is a window from Chitinophaga varians. Protein-coding genes within it:
- a CDS encoding beta-1,6-N-acetylglucosaminyltransferase, encoding MRIAFIIQVHKQPAQLERLLKRLSHPRVDCYIHIDAKCALAEWEQAIALPQVYLVKERANVTWAGWGIIQASLNGMSAVLRSGIDYSWVTLLSGQDYPLRPIGDLICFLQQQTGKQFMNVISEEALRPMMSKMEHYHFVEYNFPGKYKLAQLLTAMLPRRKAPLGLKLHCGSAWWTLTLDCVRFCVEYEQQHPALRRYFRLTWGADEFIFQTILMNHQDYRSQVTDYLHYIDWSAGKEHPKVLGLEDINALLQSGKYFARKFDHGSPVLDKIDTLLNNTVGSH
- a CDS encoding class I SAM-dependent methyltransferase, with amino-acid sequence MTQPVITYEYERIADIKRLNFITESLQKEIPANAHVLDVGCGNGVISRHLGQFGYNVLGIDISQKTIDVARSKNKLPNVAFEAISAEELTAKGQQYDAVICSEVLEHLHHPEVLLRTIYASLKDNGILVVTVPNGMGPREVCVTKPMLKARNNPGLWSFINKVKKGLGFKGTTVQSQADNLDHVQFFTRKDLTALALANDFHIVRFAKTNFVEDVFPFSIVTKRVKALQTLDCSIAELLPVGFTGGFNTLWKKNR
- the asnB gene encoding asparagine synthase (glutamine-hydrolyzing), whose amino-acid sequence is MCGIAGFIDFKKRADADMLHRMTDVLAHRGPNDKGYEVMEHGAASIGLGQRRLSIQDLSALGHQPMHFTHLSLVFNGEIYNFKEIRADLEKLGYTFQSSSDTEVLIKGYHAWKEKVLDRCIGMFAFVMLDRNAEKVVLCRDRAGVKPLYYYWDGSTLLFGSELKSLCECPFFPRQIDVKSMSLFLQYSYIPGPYTIYTDTRKLRPGHLLEISLSNAVTTEKEYWNVLNAYHQPLTTLHENEVLEKTEELMLSAYQYRMVADVPVGVFLSGGYDSASVAAMLQHGSSSRIKTFTIGYKEKQWDESAEARKIAQHLGTDHHEWIIGPEDAKGVLEQLPEIYDEPFADNSTVPTTLVSKLASRQVKVALSADGGDEIFAGYNKFNQSLSYTSQLPRGIQQVLSTVMGWVNPEVIPYFNKQYNFSSRYEKMKLIWASGKPQEAMKYIAQYLTESEVARYTDRQPDNYKTNFDLNGELTGVNDPLNRLLAVDYKTFLADNNLVKVDRATMSVGIEGREPMLDHRLVEFLARVPASLKVKNNTNKYILKQIVHKYIPPALMDRPKRPFIAPLQEWFRDDLKEQMQYYLSPERLNKTNLFHAPHIQQLLQQYLSGGKVSHQKLWNILVFQLWYNRWIAKL
- a CDS encoding lipopolysaccharide biosynthesis protein → MGFSLLATLRNRHFHSLLGNLVTAFFNVLSFAILVRVLSLNAFGEWVLFIATYNIMDQIRTGLLQSGIIKFYAGVEEDTARGVAGAAWYISLALTLGYVLLSAIVYAVAYDRFNDTWHLFIGWIGILTLLSLPWNFASWILQAEHRFDKIVQIRLVQNGSFLVLLGILFGLHRISLPNVLYAYGLSMALASIYCFFFRWTRVRTMVFRTREHKTALFRFGRMVVGSMVSSSLISYSDNLVIRTMLNPAAVAIYSIPQKFMEVIEIILRSFVATSQPTLSAAANRKDYAGVARAFCRYTGTVSILIIPFIIVLIVLTQPLIIILADKAYLGATDIVRIFLLSAILWPIDRFIGVTLDMINLPDINFYKNFLKLLLNIICDVAFVYFFADVRSVALSSLLNVVFAAAFGYYFVKKHLDVSIRDIWNYGWLECMAMLDKLRNKRAVTK
- a CDS encoding glycosyltransferase family 4 protein, producing the protein MAQQRKIKVLETIRQGKIGGGESHVLDLVASLDKTQFEVVVLSFTDGPMVTALQSMNIPVQVIGSSKAFDLSVWMAVKKFIRSHQIDIVHAHGTRANTNILWAARSLGIPVVYTIHGWSFHEGLHPLAKRARVTAEKFITRMVQHNICVSDSNRNTGQKAFGAFRATVIPNGVNLEKFNAEGVYPDVKAAYGIPADHLVVCYIARMTLQKDPVTMLRAFAQVLAQVPKITLLMVGEGELKQAAEDTAKELGITGHVIFDKFRQDVPAVLNAADIYCLPSLWEGFPIGVLEAMAMGKAVIASDVDGTREAITHEENGLLIPASHPGALASAIVRLTKDPTLRKRLQFSAATAIRSRYNVTAVTKKIEAVYHQLFKS